Proteins encoded in a region of the Trypanosoma brucei gambiense DAL972 chromosome 4, complete sequence genome:
- a CDS encoding glucose transporter, putative: MIEGSRNSSAVKKRLVAKPLEECAPLNLLGAEDVMGALHTSSVSFFTWRILQTVIVHCFAGALFGYGIGFVGPYYTLYKMGSDCMTVTTQSTCPMFIPEKCTWKDNACKFVVDNCSGQLKEACGASSSSSVSQTCYWNHKTNVCQPMAGFTALQNGIFAGAFIFGGCIGSLISAPLLSVSGHRITFLLCGFVGTVGGALTHFATYTDSYMLLVAGRFLTGVSAGVLCVSSPAYVEETAPIQHRQLVGVFFQIACTFGILSASAMGLGLAQRSFSTQHDMQQRQQMFCLPGTIIALLMMFISGPMRESVVWMEQRHLSMPGEQDDLVTFAEGRISYGTVISSDPKPGWGGVKGQLLTALVLCIAQQLTGMNAIMNYAPIITDRMGLEPLFGNFVVMAWNFITVLTSIPISSRAHADRAYVVALLLASLSCLLVAVAVLPFFGFSSNLKVKLSATGILLFITFFELGMGSFFWTLSQGIFPPNFRHRGSSFTVLVHFLINIVINVGFPLAVEWLSGGPSGNQDVGMGIAFLFFGIVGLLSTAYLHRHLRLWQSS, from the coding sequence ATGATTGAGGGAAGCAGAAACTCAAGCGCCGTAAAGAAGCGGCTGGTCGCCAAACCGTTGGAGGAATGTGCGCCGCTTAACTTGTTGGGTGCGGAGGATGTGATGGGAGCTCTTCACACTTCTTCAGTGTCATTCTTCACATGGCGAATTCTTCAGACCGTCATCGTGCATTGCTTCGCAGGTGCGCTCTTCGGTTATGGTATAGGTTTTGTAGGGCCGTACTACACACTTTACAAAATGGGAAGCGATTGTATGACAGTTACAACTCAATCCACCTGCCCGATGTTTATCCCAGAAAAGTGTACCTGGAAGGACAACGCATGTAAGTTTGTCGTTGACAACTGTAGCGGACAGTTAAAGGAGGCTTGTGGCGCCAGCAGTTCCTCAAGTGTTTCTCAAACGTGCTACTGGAACCACAAAACGAACGTGTGCCAGCCGATGGCTGGTTTTACAGCATTACAAAACGGTATCTTTGCTGGCGCGTTTATTTTTGGAGGCTGCATCGGGTCTCTCATATCCGCTCCTCTTCTCTCAGTGTCGGGACATCGAATaacctttcttttgtgtggatTCGTTGGTACGGTAGGGGGTGCGCTGACACACTTTGCAACTTATACGGATTCATACATGCTCTTGGTGGCGGGGCGCTTTCTTACTGGAGTTTCGGCCGGTGTACTTTGTGTGAGCTCTCCTGCGTATGTGGAGGAAACGGCACCAATACAACATCGGCAGCTCGTTGGAGTTTTCTTCCAGATTGCATGTACGTTCGGCATTCTCAGTGCTTCGGCCATGGGCTTAGGTCTTGCACAGCGAAGCTTCTCCACACAACACGACatgcaacaacgacaacagaTGTTTTGTTTGCCAGGAACAATCATCGCGCTGCTCATGATGTTTATTAGTGGACCCATGAGGGAGAGCGTTGTGTGGATGGAACAGCGCCACCTTTCCATGCCAGGGGAGCAGGACGATTTGGTCACCTTTGCTGAGGGCCGCATTTCGTACGGAACAGTGATATCAAGTGATCCGAAGCCTGGATGGGGAGGTGTTAAGGGACAGCTGCTCACCGCTTTAGTTCTGTGCATTGCACAGCAACTTACTGGCATGAATGCCATTATGAACTACGCCCCCATTATCACGGACAGAATGGGCCTGGAGCCACTTTTTGGAAACTTCGTTGTTATGGCATGGAACTTCATTACGGTACTTACTTCGATTCCAATATCCTCCAGGGCGCATGCGGACCGCGCTTACGTTGTGGCTCTGCTTTTGGCCTCCTTATCGTGCTTGCTGGTGGCCGTGGCGGTGCTACCATTTTTTGGCTTTAGTAGCAATCTAAAAGTAAAACTGTCGGCTACCGGAATACTGCTTTTTATCACCTTCTTTGAGTTGGGAATGGGAAGTTTCTTTTGGACTCTCTCGCAGGGCATCTTCCCCCCAAACTTCCGTCACCGAGGATCAAGTTTTACGGTGcttgttcattttttaattaacATCGTTATTAACGTAGGGTTTCCCCTTGCGGTGGAGTGGCTCTCGGGTGGTCCCTCAGGAAACCAAGATGTTGGAATGGGCAttgctttcctcttttttggtATTGTGGGTCTCCTGTCAACTGCCTACCTGCACAGGCATTTACGCTTATGGCAATCATCTTAG
- a CDS encoding asparaginyl-trna synthetase, putative: MVLMRKFRCHGGVQCNCALHCFYFYRCPLLCTNIPIRTAAVLSSLRRSSPLLSDPYESGTKKTFSPRRAFIHTTERSKLMSEEIITKLREVVGLDEKNAKDLSTKPERVTDLLEFFGVQGITAASPREQKVMMFNIWTKVKLSEHRDHIATYVKNNKLDSTQKVDAAVRFVNALKANAAFEVAKFEEECGVGVVLSRDDTVRLVKEALEAEDPKVLKASWVKNPNMLIGKVKRAKGLQWADISVVKSAVEEMVPPMIEGVVLEEAPSKPKQAAPSAPSGKGAGGAQQCPRNDDWKNVVDTKKRNLIGDLPKCKEGEIVHVIGWAHRVRHQSRISFVVLRDGSGYIQVVFGGETEPFHRETSLAIRGRLKHEPKAETELQPPYELHVEEYAIIGNSDGSIENVITAESSPDKLLDDRHLVIRGTYGSTTLKVRHELIRAFREYFWSKGMYEVTPPTLVGTQCEGGSTLFDVMYYGKKAYLTQSSQLYLEACTASLGDVYCLLSSYRAEKSKTKRHLSEYTHLEVEYAVCNFEEMLTYIEDLIVSVFNTVIERVGDLIAFMNPKQLVDPNGNPRDPKNWKLAPKKPFRRLKYADAIKFCNEHNILNPETNEPFKFGEDITDQPERAMVGMIGEIVLMTHFPAEMKSFYMARDDHDNRLTESVDVLAPGIGEVVGGSMRMWDYDELMEAYKREGLDPEVYYWYTEQRKYGSTPHGGFGLGLERLLVWLLDLDSVRDACLFPRYMGRCQP; encoded by the coding sequence ATGGTGTTGATGCGTAAGTTTCGATGCCATGGCGGGGTGCAGTGCAACTGTGCCCTCCactgcttttacttttatcgCTGCCCCTTATTATGTACAAATATACCGATACGTACTGCTGCGGTACTGAGCTCCCTTAGAAGATCCTCACCACTGCTGTCTGATCCCTACGAAAgcggcacaaaaaaaaccttctCCCCCCGTCGAGCCTTTATTCACACCACAGAAAGAAGCAAATTGATGTCGGAGGAAATAATTACAAAGCTTCGGGAGGTTGTTGGCTTGGATGAAAAGAATGCGAAGGATTTGTCCACGAAGCCTGAACGTGTGACGGACCTTCTCGAGTTCTTCGGCGTCCAGGGAATTACGGCCGCCTCGCCTCGGGAGCAAAAGGTGATGATGTTCAATATTTGGACAAAGGTGAAACTCTCCGAGCATCGTGACCACATCGCCACTTACGTAAAGAATAATAAGCTCGACTCCACGCAGAAGGTGGACGCTGCTGTGCGGTTTGTTAATGCCCTCAAGGCTAACGCCGCGTTTGAAGTTGCGAAGTTTGAGGAAGAGTGCGGTGTCGGTGTTGTATTGTCCCGTGATGATACCGTCAGGCTTGTGAAGGAGGCACTGGAAGCGGAGGATCCCAAAGTGCTCAAGGCTTCGTGGGTGAAGAATCCCAATATGCTCATTGGTAAGGTGAAACGAGCAAAGGGACTGCAGTGGGCCGACATCAGCGTGGTAAAGTCTgcagtggaggaaatggtgCCCCCCATGATTGAAGGTGTTGTACTTGAGGAAGCACCCAGTAAACCAAAGCAGGCAGCACCGTCTGCTCCGTCCGGTAAGGGAGCGGGAGGCGCACAGCAGTGCCCACGCAACGATGACTGGAAGAACGTCGTTGATACGAAGAAACGCAATCTTATTGGCGATTTACCCAAGTGCAAGGAAGGTGAAATTGTGCACGTAATTGGGTGGGCGCATCGTGTCCGGCATCAGTCACGCATTTCCTTTGTTGTACTACGTGATGGTTCGGGCTACATTCAAGTGGTTTTTGGAGGCGAAACGGAACCGTTTCATCGAGAGACGTCGTTGGCTATCCGTGGAAGACTGAAACACGAACCAAAGGCCGAAACCGAGTTGCAGCCCCCGTACGAACTGCACGTGGAGGAGTACGCTATCATTGGCAACTCAGACGGAAGCATTGAAAACGTTATTACAGCTGAAAGCTCCCCTGATAAATTGCTGGATGATAGACATTTAGTCATTAGAGGAACGTATGGATCTACAACACTAAAGGTGCGGCATGAACTTATTCGTGCCTTCCGCGAGTACTTCTGGTCCAAGGGGATGTACGAAGTAACACCGCCAACGCTTGTGGGTACTCAGTGTGAGGGTGGGTCAACTCTTTTTGACGTGATGTATTACGGAAAGAAGGCGTATCTTACTCAGTCCTCTCAGTTATACCTGGAAGCCTGCACAGCTTCCCTTGGAGATGTTTACTGTCTCCTTTCAAGCTACAGAGCAGAGAAATCCAAAACGAAACGCCATCTAAGTGAGTACACACACTTGGAAGTGGAGTATGCGGTGTGCAATTTTGAGGAGATGTTGACATATATTGAGGACCTCATCGTGTCGGTGTTCAACACGGTGATTGAACGTGTCGGTGACCTCATTGCCTTCATGAATCCCAAGCAATTGGTCGATCCGAACGGCAACCCACGCGATCCCAAGAACTGGAAACTGGCGCCGAAGAAACCCTTCAGGCGGCTCAAGTACGCTGATGCAATTAAATTCTGCAACGAGCACAACATATTGAACCCCGAGACCAATGAGCCATTCAAATTCGGTGAGGACATCACTGATCAACCGGAGCGGGCAATGGTGGGAATGATTGGCGAGATTGTTTTAATGACGCATTTCCCTGCCGAAATGAAGTCCTTTTACATGGCTCGGGATGATCATGACAACCGGCTCACGGAGTCAGTGGATGTGTTGGCGCCCGGCATTGGTGAAGTGGTTGGCGGCTCGATGCGTATGTGGGATTATGATGAGTTAATGGAGGCATACAAACGCGAGGGTCTCGACCCCGAGGTGTACTACTGGTATACGGAGCAGCGCAAGTACGGCTCAACTCCGCACGGTGGTTTCGGGTTGGGGCTGGAGCGGCTGCTTGTGTGGCTGTTGGATCTTGACTCCGTAAGGGATGCGTGCTTGTTCCCACGTTATATGGGTCGATGCCAACCCTAA
- a CDS encoding G-actin binding protein, putative: MAKALSVSFKIDSVLQEAFGKIAAEDSRLRALVITVEDETMRLRGAPLEATGNQSDDLVKLRDAITKDGLSAAFLIVKLAKGEFAQISFCSEDVKPKVRMMHSSGAMHLAEVSGLQKPPFKLTKRNVERMDDICESLFKKESESSRAELMTEEEKLHAAVAKLEVAPPVAVMPGVTVPISEEGVLLLKRMANSEVNAVTFAIDKEKFVVEKSLEAGAAVSALTAASLADDVVALLPEGQPRVVVMRCPTAEAGVIIVNVCPPTCKPRERMTYSSCRASFVQQAQQHNVKCVRRMEVGEMDEFREAVVEAFAEQTSGDGKP; the protein is encoded by the coding sequence ATGGCAAAAGCCCTTAGTGTCAGTTTCAAAATAGACTCCGTACTGCAAGAGGCGTTTGGTAAAATAGCAGCTGAGGATTCTCGTCTTCGTGCGTTGGTCATTACTGTTGAGGATGAAACAATGCGGCTCCGCGGTGCGCCGCTGGAAGCCACAGGGAACCAAAGTGATGATTTGGTCAAGCTGCGAGACGCCATTACCAAAGACGGCTTGAGTGCTGCCTTTCTAATTGTTAAACTTGCTAAAGGTGAATTTGCTCAAATATCGTTTTGCTCAGAAGATGTAAAACCAAAGGTGAGAATGATGCATTCGTCGGGGGCGATGCATCTCGCCGAAGTTTCTGGGCTGCAGAAGCCGCCCTTCAAGTTAACGAAGCGCAATGTTGAGCGCATGGATGACATCTGTGAATCGCTATTTAAAAAGGAATCAGAGAGTAGTCGCGCTGAGCTCATgacggaggaagagaaacttCATGCTGCCGTGGCTAAGCTGGAGGTGGCTCCACCTGTTGCCGTCATGCCGGGTGTAACTGTGCCTATAAGTGAGGAGGGAGTTCTTCTGCTGAAGCGTATGGCAAATAGTGAAGTGAACGCGGTAACGTTTGCGATTGACAAGGAGAAGTTTGTGGTGGAAAAGTCACTTGAAGCTGGCGCGGCGGTGAGCGCTTTGACGGCTGCTTCACTCGCGGATGATGTTGTGGCCCTCCTTCCTGAAGGTCAGCCGCGtgtggtggtgatgcggTGTCCAACCGCAGAGGCGGGGGTAATCATCGTGAACGTGTGCCCACCCACGTGCAAACCTCGTGAACGTATGACATACTCATCTTGCAGGGCCTCGTTTGTGCAACAGGCGCAACAACATAACGTGAAGTGCGTGAGGCGAATGGAAGTTGGTGAGATGGATGAGTTTCGTGAGGCCGTGGTGGAAGCATTCGCGGAGCAAACCAGTGGAGACGGAAAACCGTAA
- a CDS encoding sarcoplasmic reticulum glycoprotein, putative, with product MSSHGKLVRKAEDLQEDLSWDSHIKHVLIELEKIYFQRIRPIEVKFDYDMCCPSWFGESMVQKKPFITFLGPFSAGKSTFINYLLQGNLLSTGPQPVTDRFTVISHAKDVQKIPGRVLMADSKQPFRGLNQFGGVFGEVLEGITHPHPILQSVTLIDTPGVLETAGNAHSRRYDYVNACRWFVEKSDLVFVMFDPTKLDSGEELRAVFQQALRGHESKIRIILNKADTVEPQELMRVYGALFWNLSALVATTEPPRVFISSFWEQPYRMGTDHELFTEEKADLIYHITTVVPMQALDRRVASVLQRATRVIAFAILCATYKTKMPSLFGKAKARKQFIEDLPQICEDLANKYRCSVADFPKKEVLENFFSRAKTSDFFDMNQLLKRKWIELMRITVDRDLPMLLKPLEESAVVDPNDRKHALLLQREYFKRMSMEAHGQLFVEDVCQNLGTVPMIQSQFTDRPAICDVPANNTSMQLQSTAPPNGAGGNVNQEQLAVMMQMMQTMMAAQQGQKPSPQQQGVPLISQQPYAPQQVQPEQGEPLFPPSQQICTTTQQMNPYQQMQTMDTLQQGVPQFPPSQVCIEMPQSNPYQQGQPTFMPYGGFPSDPQGQGLPQNPQQQGQLFP from the coding sequence ATGTCGTCACACGGCAAATTAGTAAGGAAAGCTGAAGATCTTCAAGAGGACTTGTCGTGGGATTCCCATATTAAACATGTGCTAATAGAACTCGAAAAGATTTATTTTCAGCGCATTAGGCCAATAGAGGTGAAGTTTGACTACGATATGTGCTGTCCTTCGTGGTTTGGGGAATCCATGGTGCAAAAGAAGCCATTCATCACGTTCTTAGGACCCTTCTCAGCGGGAAAGTCTACGTTCATAAATTACCTTTTACAAGGTAATCTATTATCCACAGGTCCTCAACCTGTGACTGATCGGTTCACCGTAATTTCCCATGCGAAAGACGTACAAAAAATACCTGGCCGCGTTTTGATGGCTGACTCCAAGCAGCCTTTTCGTGGCCTCAATCAATTTGGTGGTGTATTCGGAGAGGTATTGGAGGGTATTACACATCCTCACCCCATCCTGCAATCTGTTACACTCATTGATACACCGGGTGTTTTGGAAACCGCGGGGAATGCTCACAGTCGTCGATATGACTACGTTAACGCTTGTCGGTGGTTTGTGGAGAAAAGCGACCTTGTGTTTGTCATGTTTGACCCAACGAAACTAGATTCTGGGGAGGAGTTACGTGCTGTGTTTCAGCAAGCCCTGAGAGGGCATGAAAGTAAAATCCGTATTATTTTGAACAAGGCTGATACGGTGGAGCCACAAGAACTTATGCGCGTGTATGGCGCATTGTTTTGGAATCTCTCAGCCCTTGTCGCTACGACAGAGCCACCGCGCGTTTTCATTTCAAGTTTCTGGGAACAGCCGTACCGCATGGGCACAGATCATGAACTATTTACGGAAGAAAAGGCGGACCTTATTTACCATATAACAACGGTAGTCCCCATGCAGGCCCTTGACCGACGTGTGGCTTCTGTGCTTCAGCGCGCAACTCGAGTAATTGCGTTTGCGATTCTCTGCGCCACTTATAAAACCAAGATGCCCTCGCTGTTTGGTAAGGCTAAGGCAAGGAAACAGTTTATTGAAGATCTACCACAGATATGTGAAGACCTGGCGAACAAGTACCGCTGCAGTGTTGCCGATTTCCCGAAGAAAGAGGTACtggagaattttttttcgaggGCTAAAACTAGTGACTTCTTTGACATGAATCAACTGCTGAAACGGAAGTGGATAGAGCTTATGAGGATCACAGTAGACCGGGACCTTCCAATGTTGCTGAAGCCCCTTGAAGAATCGGCCGTTGTTGATCCCAATGATCGTAAGCATGCCCTCCTTCTCCAGCGAGAATACTTTAAAAGGATGTCCATGGAAGCCCATGGTCAGCTGTTTGTCGAGGACGTTTGTCAGAACTTAGGTACTGTGCCCATGATTCAGAGCCAGTTCACGGATCGGCCGGCCATCTGTGATGTACCCGCGAATAACACGTCGATGCAACTGCAGAGCACAGCTCCACCCAACGGCGCAGGTGGAAACGTTAACCAGGAACAACTTGCGGTGATGATGCAAATGATGCAAACGATGATGGCCGCCCAGCAAGGGCAGAAGCCGAGTCCACAACAGCAAGGGGTTCCGTTGATCTCACAACAGCCTTACGCACCCCAGCAGGTGCAACCAGAGCAAGGAGAGCCGCTGTTTCCGCCGTCGCAGCAGATCTGTACAACCACGCAGCAGATGAATCCGTACCAACAGATGCAAACAATGGATACACTTCAACAGGGTGTACCACAGTTTCCGCCGTCGCAGGTCTGTATCGAAATGCCACAGTCTAACCCATATCAGCAGGGGCAACCAACATTTATGCCTTACGGAGGTTTCCCATCGGATCCCCAAGGACAGGGACTTCCACAGAATCCACAGCAGCAGGGACAATTGTTTCCTTAG